The nucleotide sequence AGCGGTATTAATGGAAAACAATTGTATGAGAAATTCACAAAGCTGTGCTATTGTTATAACCACATTGATCAGTTCAAATATTGAAACATGATTTACGacacatataaaacatttatttatgttaatacTTGTTTATTATATAATTGCAATTGTCATTATATAATAACggttatattgtaataatatttatatgtgaTCGGTTGTGTGAATATTGAGGAACAATAAAGCTATCACTGTTTTGACCAGTAATTCAAGTTTTCTTGCTCTCTGTTAAGAGTTTTTTGGGTGCAAATACCATTTTTCCACATGATAAAGAgtctgattaatatatatatatatatatatatatatatatatatatatatatatatatatatatatatatatatatatatatatatatatatatatattatgctttAAACAACATATACAGAACAATACAACAGACAatataaagccagggtaacaaaggataaaaataaataaataactaaataatataaaataataataataataaaaaaaatccaaccaCAGACAAGCATGACCTTTACAATactcaaatcattttaaatatagaaCACAAACGGACCGTTTTAATTGCCTGTCTATTAGTGGCTCGATTTATTAACCTAAAAATAAATGGAACTGACGTTATCAACCTCAAAATAACAAGCAGTTCCAATTCGCCACTGTACTATTAAACACGCCTACTTATGGAGAACACGTAGCTGATTGGATGACAGAAGTGTCACTCAAGCAAACGCTGTCGGCGTTTGTTGATGCTGCTCTGATAGTTCCACAGTTCCTTCCTGTTGCAGAGCTGCAGCTATTCTAAGCTGGGCGGTTTCTGATCTGAAGGTGAGCACGTAAAAATTCATAGtcattttcaatttgcatgtcTTATTTAATCTTCATTTAGATTTATAATTAAACGATACAGATAAGAATGTTTTGCGCGAGCACTGTGCGATGTTATTAAGACATGCTAACAGGCTAGCTCAGTtgtgttaaataataatagtagtataaTACAATAGTAACGTAGTTTTGATACATCGCTTCTTTTCATTTCAGATTCACTTCAATATTTTGATACTTAATCATTTTAGCCTGTGGATGCGATATTTATATCTATTTTAGATTTTGAAAATAAGAGTTGGTCAGCGCTGGTCAGACCATTTGTTAAATTAGCATTGACATTTAGTTCATGACCCTTAACCTTTCAATCTTAATCTCCAGTTTGGTTATATATAgttcattatattttaacatattcttgccttataaatgcatttagcagataggCAATAATGAAGTTTCAAATTTTTGATTATATAAGAATCGAGCAGTTGGAAATTTGCTGTATAGCAAATATCTGCATATGCATCTCTTTCAGGCTTCTGTACAATTTCTTCTGAATGTCTAAATACAAACTCTTCCTTCTCCGACACGGGGAGGGGGCCTGGAACAAGGAGAACCGCTTCTGCAGTTGGGTTGACCAGAAACTGAGCGTGAACGGGGTGGTGGAAGCCCAAGAATGCGGCAGGCTCCTGAAAGAGCAGGGCTACCAATTTGACCAGGTTTTTACCTCCATACTGAGCCGCTCCATCCAGACGGCCTGGTTGGTGCTGGAGGCCATGGGACAAGAGTGGGTACCAGTCACCAAATCCTGGAGGTTAAACGAGCGGCATTACGGTGCCCTGATCGGCCTCAATCGGGCCGAGATGGCATTGAACCATGGTGAGGAACGGGTTAAATTGTGGAGGCGGAGTTATGACATCACACCGCCCCCCATTGATGAGTCACATCCCTATTATACTGAAATTTACAATGACCGCCGATACTGTACGTGCGATGTTCCGAAAGAGGAACTGCCCAAAACAGAAAGTCTAAAGGAAGTGTTGGACAGACTACTTCCGTACTGGAATGATGTCATTGTACCGGTGATCAAGAGTGGCCAAAACGTCCTCATCTCTGCACATGGCAACAGCTGCAGGGCTTTGCTTAAACATTTGGAAGgtgaaacatatattttttttaattctgtcatcatttactcatcaccATGTCATTTGCTGGCTTTTGTGGAAtgatttatttgtgctgttgttttattttttggtccaTACGATGAAAGTCAGTTTGGTTTAGTGTTGTTtgaaccccactgactttcattttatgaacaaaatcattcttcaaaaatcatcttttaaaatatcttctcaAACGTAGTTATATAA is from Carassius carassius chromosome 43, fCarCar2.1, whole genome shotgun sequence and encodes:
- the bpgm gene encoding bisphosphoglycerate mutase, with translation MSKYKLFLLRHGEGAWNKENRFCSWVDQKLSVNGVVEAQECGRLLKEQGYQFDQVFTSILSRSIQTAWLVLEAMGQEWVPVTKSWRLNERHYGALIGLNRAEMALNHGEERVKLWRRSYDITPPPIDESHPYYTEIYNDRRYCTCDVPKEELPKTESLKEVLDRLLPYWNDVIVPVIKSGQNVLISAHGNSCRALLKHLEDISETDIANVTLPTGVPVLLELDEDLRPVKPRQLLGDQAKIQAAIRKVEDQGKANAQNK